One Leucoraja erinacea ecotype New England chromosome 3, Leri_hhj_1, whole genome shotgun sequence genomic window carries:
- the zcchc9 gene encoding zinc finger CCHC domain-containing protein 9, producing the protein MTRWARANNIHKNKLSEATPWSQMKQNGSSSRAIPSYKRVKNPLPMHGNRPQPPKRKESEWYHIKKEYLSEDVNGFVDYLKQNGQVLRKGLLVSVESEELSGELALKKDQRREVRRLKRQAQKKSGMICFHCRKAGHGMDECPEMDKDEQEMGSGICYRCGSTEHELQKCRAKIDPALGEFPFAKCFICGETGHLSRSCPDNPKGLYANGRCCKLCGSVEHFQKDCPDHQNMSNFGLTVGRWKKGMSADYEEVLVTSNIHKTKHKAPKIVNF; encoded by the exons ATGACCCGTTGGGCTCGCGCTAATAACATCCATAAAAATAAACTCTCAGAAGCAACACCATGGAGTCAGATGAAACAGAATGGTAGCTCAAGTAGAGCAATACCAAGTTACAAACGGGTTAAAAATCCACTACccatgcatggaaacagaccacagCCGCCTAAACGTAAGGAAAGTGAATGGTACCACATTAAAAAAGAGTACCTGAGCGAAGATGTTAATGGGTTCGTGGACTACCTAAAACAAAATGGTCAAGTTCTCCGCAAAGGACTATTGGTGTCAGTGGAAAGCGAAGAGCTAAGTGGTGAGCTAGCCCTGAAGAAGGACCAGAGAAGGGAAGTCAGAAGATTGAAGAGGCAAGCACAGAAAAAATCTGGCATG ATATGTTTCCACTGCAGAAAAGCAGGACATGGAATGGACGAATGCCCAGAAATGGACAAAGATGAACAAGAGATGGGAAGTGGTATCTGTTACCGCTGTGGTTCCACAGAACATGAGCTCCAGAAATGCAGAGCAAAGATTGACCCTGCACTag GAGAATTTCCATTTGCTAAATGTTTTATTTGTGGTGAAACTGGACATCTTTCAAGATCCTGTCCAGACAACCCAAAAGGACTATATGCCAATg GACGTTGTTGCAAGCTGTGTGGCTCAGTGGAGCACTTTCAGAAGGATTGCCCAGACCATCAGAACATGA GTAATTTTGGTTTAACTGTCGGCCGATGGAAAAAAGGAATGAGTGCTGATTACGAAGAAGTCCTAGTCACATCAAAtatacataaaactaaacataaagCTCCAAAGATTGTCAATTTTTAA